A genomic segment from Nocardiopsis sp. Huas11 encodes:
- a CDS encoding alpha/beta hydrolase, translating into MQPIFVLVHSPSMGPSTWYPVADLMAAAGHRVWVPSLVRVGEGGPPFWPRVVDAVRDSLWQLPAAGPVTLVAHSNAGLFLPAIGAGLDQPVAGSIFVDAALPPREGASPAVPPEKLEHLRSLAVDGTLPRWTDWWDEEQLAPMFPDASVRRTVVEDQPTLPLSYFEQEIPVPDGWEDHPCSFLRFSPAYDGLADQARERGWPVAHLPGTHLHQIVDPEGTARHLVDLAATA; encoded by the coding sequence ATGCAGCCGATCTTCGTTCTCGTGCACAGCCCGTCCATGGGCCCTTCGACGTGGTACCCGGTGGCCGACCTCATGGCGGCTGCGGGGCACCGGGTCTGGGTGCCGTCGCTGGTACGCGTCGGCGAGGGCGGTCCACCGTTCTGGCCCCGCGTGGTCGACGCCGTCCGCGACTCCCTGTGGCAGCTCCCGGCCGCGGGCCCGGTGACGCTGGTGGCGCACAGCAACGCGGGCCTGTTCCTGCCGGCGATCGGCGCGGGCCTGGACCAACCGGTGGCGGGCTCGATCTTCGTCGACGCCGCGCTGCCGCCACGTGAGGGGGCGAGTCCGGCCGTCCCGCCCGAAAAGCTGGAGCACCTGCGGTCGCTGGCCGTGGACGGCACGCTCCCGCGCTGGACCGACTGGTGGGACGAGGAGCAGCTCGCCCCCATGTTCCCCGACGCGTCCGTCCGGCGCACCGTCGTCGAGGACCAGCCGACCCTGCCGCTGTCCTACTTCGAGCAGGAGATCCCGGTCCCCGACGGGTGGGAGGACCACCCGTGCTCCTTCCTGCGGTTCAGCCCCGCCTACGACGGACTCGCCGACCAGGCGCGCGAACGCGGCTGGCCGGTGGCGCACCTGCCCGGCACGCACCTGCACCAGATCGTGGATCCCGAGGGCACGGCCCGCCACCTCGTCGACCTCGCCGCGACCGCCTGA
- a CDS encoding maleylpyruvate isomerase family mycothiol-dependent enzyme, whose translation MNDVWRLVHAERRALIADLADLTAERWRTPSLCEGWSVHDVAAHLVDSARTTRIGFVRDLLRARLDFDRLNERGVARERGDGPADTLARMRAVVSRTSTPPAPLNTRIVEEVVHGEDVRRPLGIGRAYPAEALVRALGVQIRTPVAYGGGKERAAGLRLEASDGEVALGEGPVVTGSTVDLLLALSGRRSVLEALRGPGADEFRART comes from the coding sequence ATGAACGACGTGTGGAGGCTCGTGCACGCGGAGCGGCGGGCCCTGATCGCCGACCTGGCCGACCTCACGGCCGAGCGGTGGCGGACGCCGTCCCTGTGCGAGGGGTGGAGCGTCCACGACGTGGCGGCGCACCTGGTCGACTCGGCGCGCACGACCCGGATCGGTTTCGTCCGCGACCTGCTGCGCGCGCGGCTGGACTTCGACCGGCTCAACGAGCGCGGTGTCGCCCGTGAACGGGGCGACGGTCCCGCGGACACGCTGGCGCGGATGCGGGCCGTGGTGTCGCGGACGTCGACCCCGCCGGCGCCTCTGAACACACGGATCGTGGAGGAGGTCGTCCACGGGGAGGACGTCCGCCGTCCCCTGGGGATCGGCCGCGCCTACCCGGCCGAGGCCCTCGTCCGCGCGCTCGGAGTCCAGATCCGCACCCCCGTCGCCTACGGCGGCGGGAAGGAACGCGCGGCCGGCCTGCGGCTGGAGGCCTCCGACGGCGAGGTGGCCCTCGGCGAGGGCCCGGTCGTCACCGGCAGCACAGTGGACCTGCTCCTGGCCCTGTCGGGCAGACGGTCGGTGCTCGAGGCCCTGCGGGGCCCGGGCGCGGACGAGTTCCGCGCCCGGACCTGA